In Spea bombifrons isolate aSpeBom1 chromosome 12, aSpeBom1.2.pri, whole genome shotgun sequence, the following proteins share a genomic window:
- the RNF223 gene encoding RING finger protein 223 — MDAPTEIWHTQVEVEEEADSTLECSICFTRYDNIFKTPKVLQCSHTFCLECVARLVAALPPESQTDKVLCPFCRQPTPIPQEGAPALQTSQELLANLPAHLQHEEAVWIEGNKLCYKHHPDSNSDSSQSDLCICVDIGLSKKDTPSVERRQTGLRGFCCGCSDWKRLLLIVFMIIVLFCILLWPVQCILKTGNLRCTNDFVPNKQPSPTFPVTNGK, encoded by the coding sequence ATGGACGCACCCACAGAAATCTGGCATACACAGGTAGAAGTAGAGGAAGAGGCAGATTCCACACTGGAATGTTCCATCTGCTTCACCAGATATGACAACATTTTCAAAACCCCAAAGGTCTTACAGTGTTCACACACGTTCTGCTTGGAGTGTGTGGCAAGACTGGTGGCTGCCCTCCCACCCGAAAGCCAAACAGACAAAGTCTTATGCCCTTTTTGCCGTCAACCCACCCCGATACCACAGGAGGGGGCCCCAGCTCTGCAAACCAGCCAAGAACTTTTAGCCAACCTACCAGCCCACCTACAACATGAAGAGGCTGTTTGGATTGAAGGCAACAAACTCTGTTACAAACATCACCCAGACTCAAACTCAGACTCCAGCCAGAGTGACTTGTGCATCTGTGTGGACATTGGGTTGAGCAAAAAGGACACTCCTTCGGTGGAGAGGCGGCAGACGGGACTGAGGGGCTTTTGCTGTGGCTGCAGCGATTGGAAGAGACTTCTCCTCATTGTCTTCATGATAATAGTTTTGTTCTGCATCCTCCTTTGGCCAGTTCAATGTATCCTTAAGACGGGGAATCTAAGATGTACCAATGACTTTGTGCCCAATAAGCAACCTAGTCCTACATTCCCTGTGACCAATGGAAAATAA